GGAATGAATTTCAGTCAAGTTTTGAAAGCGTGCGGCAGTTTTTACGCGGTGTCGAAGCCGTAACCGAGGAAGTTGCGTCTGCGTTGGAAAGCAAAGGGGATACTGGGTCTATTGCGATGCAAGCTGCCGATGCAGCGCCGCCCGCAAAGCCCTCAGCAATGCCAGATGTTTCAACGGCACTGGCTTGGGCACCATCCGCAAGTGGGCAGGTTCTGGTCTTTTTGGGCACGTTGTTTTTTTTCCTGCTAAGCCGCGAAGAACTCTATCGTTTGGTCGCGCGCGCCACCCCAGGGCTTTCTCGATACCGGTTTCGCCGCGCCGAATTGTTGATGTCGCGCTATTTTGTTGCGGTCGCCATCATCAACGCTTGTTTTGGTGTTTTGGTCACCGGGGTTTTATGGGCGATCGGCATGCCTTCTCCCGCGTTCTGGGGTGCGATTGCCTTCTTGGTGAATTTCGTACCCTACCTAGGCCCCGCGATCTTTGCCTTCGCGCTTTTTATTGCGGGCCTCATCCAGTTTGACGGCGCCTTTACGATGGTCCCCGCGGCCGTCTATATCGCGCTGAACATGATCGAAGGACAGTTCGTAACGCCCACCGTGGTGGGGAAACGCATGTCTATCAATCCCTTCGTTGTATTTGTTACTATCGCCTTCTGGATCTGGCTTTGGGGCCCCGTCGGCGGGATTATTGCAATGCCCGTCTTTATCCTTGCCCTGTCCCTCACGGGCGCCAGAGCGCGGCGCGCGGCCTAGGATTCGGGATTGAACGGGTGCGCTTGAAAACGTATCCGAATACGATGCTCGCCTGCCTCACGGGTGGTTTCCACGTTGGTTTCCAATTGCCGCGCAAAGGCTTTGATTAACTGCTCTCCAAGGCCGGTGCTC
This Falsihalocynthiibacter arcticus DNA region includes the following protein-coding sequences:
- a CDS encoding AI-2E family transporter; this encodes MSKSIALNILATLAVIAAFDVAEPLLAPIVFAIVTAMILAPFMSRAVKSGIPAPIAAMSGLILACAIGAMFLLFLEPSVSEAIRRAPVLWNEFQSSFESVRQFLRGVEAVTEEVASALESKGDTGSIAMQAADAAPPAKPSAMPDVSTALAWAPSASGQVLVFLGTLFFFLLSREELYRLVARATPGLSRYRFRRAELLMSRYFVAVAIINACFGVLVTGVLWAIGMPSPAFWGAIAFLVNFVPYLGPAIFAFALFIAGLIQFDGAFTMVPAAVYIALNMIEGQFVTPTVVGKRMSINPFVVFVTIAFWIWLWGPVGGIIAMPVFILALSLTGARARRAA